AAAATCAGGGACGCTTTTTACTAGCTCTGGGTCTAAAATAGCTTCTTCTGGCGTCATATCATTCGACACTAGAGGGTACTTAATATTTTTTTGCTGATCACTAATAACAGAAAATGCGGTTACCTCTGATCCTGTTCCACTTGTTGTCGGAATCGCAATGAAAGGAAGGTCTTTTTGATTCGACACTTGTTTCGCAAAATATTTCATTGCTTTCGCTGCATCGATAGCCGAGCCTCCTCCTAGTGCAACAATCGTATCCGTTTCAAACTCACTGAGGGCTTTCATTCCACTTACAACAACCTCGATTGGCGGGTCTGGAACGATATCACTAAAAACCAAGTGCTTATTACTCGCGTCAATCTGGTCAATGACATGCTGAATCATTCCCGATTGAACCATAAAAGGGTCTGTGACAATAAAAATTCGTTTTTCTTTCAGATCCTGCAGGCGATGTAGTGCGCCTTGTCCCATGTAAATATCTGTTTTAAAACTAACCTTATCCATGCTGACACCTCCATTTGGAATAAAAAAAGAGGCTTTTTAGAAGGGAGCATACCCTTTAAAAGCCTCTTTGCTATCTACATAAGTAACACGTCTTTGTGTAACCTGTATTCTGTTTTCTACCAATACTGTACTACTATATTTACCATATAGTCAACTATGTATTGATTGTTATTTTTAAAAACACTATACACGTCTTTGTGTATAAAAACCTTTTGCATCAAAGGTTTGATATAATTCGGCAAGCACTGCATTGTGCCTGTTCAGTTGTCAAGACTTAGCAAAATGTTGATTTATCAATTTGTGCAACAAAGGAAGTAAAAGAGGTGTGAGTACGACATAAAAAACGAAATTCCCAATTGCATGCATCGTATCATAGGGGACTCCTGCTAGATAATAAACAAGAAAATAAGTTGAACCGTAAAGCGGTATCTGACAAAGAGAGTTAATAAACCCGTAAAGCATTCCTGTAAATCCGGCGTATATGGCCATCACGAACAAGGAAAACTTTGGAAACACAGGACGTATAAATATACCGGTTACTACGACAATTATACAGTACGCAATGATCTGCGGGATAATCCAAATCCCGATTCCCAGGACCATATTTGACAAAATCATCACAATTATCGCAAGCAACAAACCATATTGAAGTCCCATCAGAATTGTCATAAGAATGACAAATGTTGTCACGGGCTGTACGTTAGGTATGGACGACAGTGCAATCCGGCCAGCAACAGACAAGGCAGCTAAGATAGCTAGCAGCGTTATGCCTCTTACACTGGATAGGGATGCTTTGTGTATTTGGTGGTTAGGAGGCATGTAAATCCCACTTAATGACATCGCCATCTTTGACTTTAAGATCCTTGGCTCCTGTAACCGCTGGGGCTCCGTTCACTTCGTATAACCAATACTTTTTCTCTGCTGGATTTTGCTTCACATCCTCAATTGACGTGATAAATCCATTATCGTCTTCCACTTTAAAATTGGTTTTCATCAACTCATACAAGGTTTGATCCCCTTTGAATTGAATTGTTTTTTCGGCAATTTTGGTTTTGCCCTGATCGCTTGAAACTTCCACAACGATCTTGTTTTCAACCTTTTCTTCTGCTAATGTGTTTTGCGCTACTTCATTATTTGAACAACCCACTACACTTACCAGCGCAAGTGCAATAAGTAAGGCGATTTGACAAACTCTTCTTACCATTTCCGCTCCTTTCTCCATTAAAAAAGTCTAGTGAGGCGGGAACATCACTAGACATGGACTAACCACTTTCGCCTCGAAATGGTTAGCCTTTCAGTAGTTTTTAGGTAAAAGACCTGACTTAAGACCGGAAAACAGTCTATCACAGTGGCGGGACCGCGTTGGATTTGCACCAAACTTCCATTACCTAAAACTATTATTATTTACATGAATGAGATGTGACCCATTTGAAAATATTATAGCACAAGAAATGGACTTGACAATCATGCTGTTGTGACAAAATATAGTTGTATTCTTCCATATTTTAAGGCAGATGACGTAAAATTCCCCGAGCAATATGAACGCCGCATGCTCCTGCTTGCGCAAGCCCTCGCGTTAAACCTGCTCCATCGCCGCCTGCATATAAACCACTAATTTCTGTTTCAAAGTGCGGATTCAAATATGGACGTGCTGAATAGAATTTCGCTTCTACTCCATAAAACAGCGTGTGTTCACTTGCAATACCCGGCGTAACATGATCGAGTGCCTCCACCATTTCAATTAAGCTTTTCATTGTATTATATGGTAATACTAGGCCGAGATCACCTGGTACGGCTTCTTTTAACGTTGGCTCAATAAATCCCTCTTTCAGTCGTTTTTCTGTCGAACGCCGCCCACGTTTTATATCGCCAAAGCGCTGTACAATCACGGAGCCGTTAGAAAGATCATTCGCTCGTCTTGATACCTCTTTCGCGTATTCGTTTGGCTTATCAAATGGTTCTGTAAAGACATGAGACACAAGCAGAGCAAAGTTCGTGTTAGGGGACCCCAGCTTCTCATCCTTGTATGCATGCCCGTTAGCCGCCATTACACCGCTGTGATTTTCTACAACAACATGACCGCTTGGATTGGAACAAAAGCTTCGCACAATTTGATCCGTAGAAGATTTGAACAAGAACTTCCCTTCATATAGATGCTTATTGATTTCTTCCATGACTACATTGGTCGTTTCTACACGAACCCCCACATCTACTTGATTGTTACTCAATCGTAGGCCCTGTTTTTTCAAAATCTCACCGAACCATTGCGAGCCGTCTCGGCCAGGAGCAATAACGATTTTGTTCGCTCGGTACTCCTGACCCTTTTTACAGGTAATTCCGCGAATTTCTTTACCACTTTCCGTTTGCTCAACAATGATATCTTCCACTTCCTGCTTAAAAAGCATTGTAATTTTTGATTCTAGCTCTTCGCAGATACTCTTCAAAATCTCCAAGTTTTGTTCCGTACCTAAATGACGGACATTTGCACGCAGTAGTTTCAGTCCAACTGCTTGCCCCTTACGTTCTATATCACGGACAGCCTCCGTGGTTGGATCGGTTATATTGGGAGTAGCTCCGTGTTTTAAATTAATATCATCAACATATTTAATCAGCTCAAGCACTTCAGAAGGTGCTAAATAATCGGTCATCCAGCCACCGAATTCTGTCGTGATGTTAAATTTTCCATCTGAATAAGCTCCTGCTCCACCAAATCCGTTGGTAATTGAGCAGGCTGGCAAGCAACCACTAAAATCCTTTCGACCTGCTGGAGGCGGACATTTACTAATTTTTTTCTCAAGGATGGGACAGCGACGCGAGTAAATATTATGTCCTTTTTCAATCAACAGGATCTGTAAATCAGGTTTTTTATGGATCAATTCATATGCCGTAAAAATGCCTGCTGGACCAGCTCCGACAATGATAACATCATAATTCATAGATGTTGCCCCCTTGAAAATGTTAGGAAATTACAAGCCTTATTGATTATAACATTGCTTTTTAAATAATCAAGAAAGAATCCGAACATTTTTATTGAATGTTTATTTTTTGTTCGTATTATTTATTTGTAATTGTTCTTGGAAAAAAGGTTTAATAAAACGATATTTCCTTCTTAATCCCTTCATTTCTAGATTGATATATAAGACAGAAAATTAGTACAATGATTAAAAAGACGAAAAAGGAGAGAACCTACTCGTGCATGCTGAACCAATTCTTACTTTAAACAAGGTAAGCTGGAAACGCGGTGATACACCTATTCTTAAAGAAATAAGCTGGAACATTCATTCTCAAGAGCATTGGTGTCTACTCGGTCTAAATGGATCAGGTAAATCAACCCTCCTTCAGCTTCTAAACGGCTATGTTTGGCCTACTTCTGGAGAAATTGAGGTTCTTGGAAAAAGGTTCGGTACCTATGACTTGCGACAGTTACGCAAAGAAATCGGCCTTGTCAGTAGTTCTCTGCAACAACAGCTTCGAGGCGGTGATACCGGGCTAGAGATTGTATTATCTGGTAAACACGCTTCTTTAAGCCTTTACGAGCCAAAGCTTCAAGAAGAGATAGAACAGGCAAAAGCTCTATTAGAACAATTTGGTTGTACTCATTTAGAGCATCGTCCCTATCAGGTTTTGTCACAAGGCGAACGTCAGCGTATTTTATTAGCCCGTGCCCTAATGGCATCCCCACGATTGTTGATTTTAGATGAGCCTACAACGGGTCTTGATTTTATAGCACGTGAACAATTATTACTGTACATTGAAACAATGGCGAAACAGCCTAATTCTCCCACCATTATCTACGTCACCCATCATATAGAAGAAATTTTGCCTTGTTTTACTCATACGCTCTTACTCAAGAATGGGAGTATTTTTGATTCTGGTCAGACACAAGACATGCTTGGTCCAGAGCTTTTATCCCGTTTCTTTGAGATCGAGATTCAGCTTGAACACGTTATGGACCGACATTGGTTGTTTTGTAAAGAGCCTGTCGACAAGCGTCCCTGATGAGTTTTATCTATCAAAAAGAAAGTTTTATAGGTAAAAAGGAAAAGATATCCATATAAAATACCGATCTGTACTCTGACATTGATCTTCGTATCGTAGTCAAAGATGAGTTTTATGAAGAATACCTAGCATTGAAGAAGCAACGAGCAAATAACTGGGGGAACGTTTTATTTTATGAGGATGACCCGTTGGCAAATTACAGTGTTGCGCATTTTTCTTCTTTTATAAAGGTAGATTCCTTTTATTATCGAGCGGAAGATATGCAGCCCTCCATCTGGTTACAAGCTGAGAATTTGGAGTGGGTCGATGAGATTTTAAATCTTATTCTTTAAACATATTCCATATAGGGCAGCTATTTGCTGCTCTTCTTTGCATTGGGAGAAAGAGAATTCTTTTTACTTGGTTTGTTTTTTCTAAAAAATTTTTTTGATTGCTGGTTAAATGATACTCCTCCATCAAAGAATAACTACTGATGTGGAAAAAAGCATTGAACCACTGGGTGAAGCTTGTTACAATGAGTCCTTGTAACAACTTCATACACTCTTCGCGGTTCGAGATCTCCCGCGTTATCAAAACTAGGAGGATACATGTTTAATTTATGGTTTGGGATTGGCTTTGTGCTAGTCAATTTTGTCTTATTCTTATTATGCTATCGTTTTTTTGGCAAAGTAGGCTTATATGCTTGGATTGGATTTGCTACCGTGCTGGCCAACATTCAAGTAGTGAAAATAGTTGAGCTGTTTGGTTTTGCCATGACGCTTGGAAATACGATGTA
The nucleotide sequence above comes from Brevibacillus laterosporus LMG 15441. Encoded proteins:
- a CDS encoding ABC transporter ATP-binding protein; this translates as MHAEPILTLNKVSWKRGDTPILKEISWNIHSQEHWCLLGLNGSGKSTLLQLLNGYVWPTSGEIEVLGKRFGTYDLRQLRKEIGLVSSSLQQQLRGGDTGLEIVLSGKHASLSLYEPKLQEEIEQAKALLEQFGCTHLEHRPYQVLSQGERQRILLARALMASPRLLILDEPTTGLDFIAREQLLLYIETMAKQPNSPTIIYVTHHIEEILPCFTHTLLLKNGSIFDSGQTQDMLGPELLSRFFEIEIQLEHVMDRHWLFCKEPVDKRP
- a CDS encoding DUF4430 domain-containing protein; this translates as MVRRVCQIALLIALALVSVVGCSNNEVAQNTLAEEKVENKIVVEVSSDQGKTKIAEKTIQFKGDQTLYELMKTNFKVEDDNGFITSIEDVKQNPAEKKYWLYEVNGAPAVTGAKDLKVKDGDVIKWDLHAS
- a CDS encoding NAD(P)/FAD-dependent oxidoreductase → MNYDVIIVGAGPAGIFTAYELIHKKPDLQILLIEKGHNIYSRRCPILEKKISKCPPPAGRKDFSGCLPACSITNGFGGAGAYSDGKFNITTEFGGWMTDYLAPSEVLELIKYVDDINLKHGATPNITDPTTEAVRDIERKGQAVGLKLLRANVRHLGTEQNLEILKSICEELESKITMLFKQEVEDIIVEQTESGKEIRGITCKKGQEYRANKIVIAPGRDGSQWFGEILKKQGLRLSNNQVDVGVRVETTNVVMEEINKHLYEGKFLFKSSTDQIVRSFCSNPSGHVVVENHSGVMAANGHAYKDEKLGSPNTNFALLVSHVFTEPFDKPNEYAKEVSRRANDLSNGSVIVQRFGDIKRGRRSTEKRLKEGFIEPTLKEAVPGDLGLVLPYNTMKSLIEMVEALDHVTPGIASEHTLFYGVEAKFYSARPYLNPHFETEISGLYAGGDGAGLTRGLAQAGACGVHIARGILRHLP